A segment of the Emys orbicularis isolate rEmyOrb1 chromosome 24, rEmyOrb1.hap1, whole genome shotgun sequence genome:
ccttaactctgccacATCTCTGCATAGATCTTGGAAGAGCATGCCAATCATATATGGCAGTGGTGAAGAAGGCATAGAGATGTTTGCAAGAAGAGAGGGTggaggggaaggtgaaaggagacCAAGTCTGATGTACATATGGACTCTGATGTGGGGCCACCACTCCATTTGGAAATGGAAGTCAGTGAGGAAGGATGGCTCCTATAGTTGCTGAGAAAACTCCCAGAAATGAGACTTTTCCCGTTTCCTCTGCCCCATCTTCATTCTACATTTGTGGGACTGAGTGAAAGAATAAGAATCACTGCTTCTCCATGACCTTGGCTCTGTTTAATGATGGAAAATGTGgttttccatggaaaaagttGATTTTCCAGAAATGTCAATTTTGCCTACAACTATCCATTTTCCTAATGGAAAATTAAAACATGTAGTTTCAGGGGGGTTCAGTGTTAATCTATATCCGTCTAAACTGCTGCAGTGtgtcatggtgcatcatgggagagttAGTCTAGCAGGGGACCTTGGCTTGTAAAGAAGAATGGGACCATGAGCTAGATGAACTACACACTCCTAGGAGACACCAGGGCAACTCAAGCAGGCACCAGTTAATATTGACTCTTAATAATCAGATATTGCCAAATCAaattttttctgaactttttgaTCTGCTAAAAGTTTTGAtagtttgactttttgtcccaattgaGGATGAAAACAAGATGAAATActggaatttcccatgggacagaaattatgttttccaatcagCTATAACAACTATCCCACCCTGTCCCTTGACATGGATAGATGAAGAAAGTTGGATCAGTGTGTGGAGAACTACCTGGTTCTTTTGAAAGgctctcagataccatggtgatgagccaTAGTATAAGTATTTAGATGGACCTACtaataggccaggtctacactaccgcggtagttcgacagctggcaatcgaacttccgggttcgatttatcgcgtctggtctggacgcgatatatcgatcccggaagcgctcgccgtcgactgcggtactccagctcggcgagaggagtgccgtggagtcgacggggagcctgcctgccgcgtgtggaccgcgtctgaaccgcggtaagttcgaactaaggtatgtcgacttcagctacgttattcacgtagctgaagttgcgtaccttagttcgaatttgggggttcgtgtagaccaggccatagaccaGCAATATGATGACCCAGAGCACTTCTAGAGAATAATATTGCTTTTGCCAGTGCTACTGGCAACAGCCAATTCCACCTCAGGTCACATATCTTAGAATCTGACCATATCAGCTGGGAGCTTGTGCACTTTACATTGACTGACAAATTACAACTGCTCTCTGGGGCAGCCCTTGTGTTATTAATGAGGAGTTGGGTTGGTAGAAAGGGATAGTGTCAATGCTAAAGTGCAGAAGCCCAGTCTCCAAGCTGTAGCAGCCTGGTATGAGTTCTGCAGTGCACCTGCAGAGCTCAGTTTCAAGGATTGGTAAGAAATCTGGAGGCAGACTTACATCAGAGCACCCAGCATCATTTAAATTCATAATGTCAGATTGATTAGAGTGAGGTTCAGAGTAGGAGATAGTTGAGACCTAGTACCAAGGTCCTTAGAAAAGGGCTCTTAACTGctaaagaaacatttttgtgAACCTCATGCTAGGAGACAGTTTCTCCTTAGCTGGAGGAACAGAGGGGGACTTTCTATTGCAGCTGGCTTTCTGAGCCACATTCACTTTGCAGAAATACCCCCATCTGTGAAGACCTAGCTAATTGGGAACAGTGAGGGAGGGCACACTGTTCTCTGTGAGAAGTAGAGTGGGGCTGGTGGGTTCTGGATCCATTCCAGGGCACCTagatttgtgcctcagtttagtTGGTTGCTTGTGTTTATCCAGTATTAAGTTGCAGATTGAACTTCATTTAGAGAAAGATCTGGGAGTTATGACTcttatttcttgttttgttttacaacAGACTCTGCAGTTGAGAAAACTGGTTGGCTCCTTTTGGTTTTACTTTGTGAAGCCCACATCATTCTGAACTTCCTCTGCTTCCCAGAACTGCAGAGAGATCTGATGGTTTAAAAACACACAATTAATTCCTCAGCTGTAGCTTAGTCAAACCATTTAACCTCAATGTGGTGAAAACGGGCTGAGAGTTCTGGGCTCTCTTGCTAAATCTAAGATTGCAAATCACctcccctctctctgtgcctcagtttccttgggAGTAGAGATCAGCTGCCTATCCACACACAGAGACTGGTTAGGGTTAGTTAACTGGATTTTGTAAAATCTTGAATGAAAACCACTGTGTAACTGCCAAGTATGTATTTCTTATTAAATTATGGAATTTGTCTAGGGTGTGCAGGTTTTTTTTCCACTCACTCACCATCAGGCTTCTGAAATCCATCAACCCCTCTGAAGGGGCTTATTGCCCCTTGCTCTTAACGTTTATAAACTAGCCACAAAACCTCAGGATTGATTTACAGCCTTactgcagcagctgctgagggGTCTGAGAGGAGTGAAGTGGTGGCAGAATAAGCTGAGTGAGAGTGGGAAAGACACAGGAGCGTAGGAAGTATGGTCTATTTTTAGGACAAGGCTGGCATATCACATATTTATCAAAGTCACAGTTCCAGATGCCTCACATGAGCAAAGGGTGCTGAAGGGCTGAGTTAAAATTAACTCCTCCAGCTGACAACTAACATGGACTGTGCGCAGGAACCAGAAGGGCTGAGACTTCGGGCAGAACCAGTTCCCGACACCATTCTTGAGATTGGACAGAGACTTTTCCAGGTCAATCGTGGTGCATTATCTCTCCATAGTCGCTATTTTGAGGCCATGTTTTTTGGGGGCACTAGAGAGAGCTCCGAACACCACATAGTGATCAGAGGAGTAGATGCAGAGACTTTCCAAGCGCTTCTCGAGTTCACTCGCACAGCCAAGGTGCTCATAACTCTGCACAATGTCACCCGCCTGCTGGAAACAGCCGACTTCCTCCAGTTTGAGAGAGTGAAAAGGATGTGTGAGAAGTTCCTGGAGAGGGAGCTGCACGTTTCCAACTGTCTGAGCCTGATGGCCTATGCCCAATGCTTTGCCTGTCCAGAGCTTCATGCATCAGCTCTCAGCGTGGCTCTCACGCACTGGACGGAAGTGACTTCTCAGGAAGAATTTAAGAAGCTTCCCAAAGAAATGTTGTTGCAGCTCCTGCAAAACAATGACCTCTTTGTTCCCCGAGAGGATGTCGTTTTTGATACTGTGATGAAATGGATAATGCAGGACCCAGCATCTAGGGAGGAGGCCTTCTTGGACTTGGTGGGGCAGGTCAGGGTAACCTTCCTGAGTCTTTCCTTCCTTGATATCTTGGTGAAACAAAGCAAAAGCCCTGGAGAGAAGGATACCTCTGCCAGGCTGCTAAAGAAATTAGACAGCTGCCCTCCGCTCAGATGGAGGAACATGGAGCTGTCTCCTTGCACCAGCAGGAGCTATGAGACCCTATATGTTCTGGGAGGGAAGCATGATAAGGAGCAGCAAGAATTGTTTCAGTTTCAACCTAAATCTGGCACCTGGCATCTTTGCTCCCCGCTGCAGCGCAGGAACCTCATCCAGTATGCAGTGGCAGCAGTAGGTAACTCTCCCTGAGATGCATGTGTACTCAGAACTCTTTGCAACAAATAGTGCAGGTGGCACCTAGCAAGAACTGGGCAAACTCAGAGGAAGTCAGGGTTTGGAGCCTTGATTGCCGTGGGCTCAGATTCTCCCCCCATTAAACCATCAGTGCTGTTAGTGACTTAACTCAGACCTAAAGTTCTCTTTGGTTCAAAGACCTGTTAGTCCTGGTGGCTTGGCTGTAAGGGGTTTGTATGGGGACTTGactgaaaaaaggaaatattcaTTCTTTCTGAATGTGATGACCATGGGGCATAAACATTAAAGCTATGACTCTACTCCCACTTACATCAGTTGTGCAGAGTAACTATTGTATAGCTTCCTTCTTAGGGCCAGAGCCCTCTCTGTCACAGTGATGATCTTCAGAATTAACTGCACGGACCTGACTGTGTTACACTGAGTGCATTACTCTTACGGGAGAGTCACTATATTCCGTTAGTCTGACACATCTGAGCAAATACTGAAACAAATGTTGTAAACTGGTGTGACGTTTAGTGCAAATTAAAGGGCAGATTAGCTCTGTCTATCTTTGCAGCCATTTTGTGATGGCTTTAGGGTGATCAAGTTGTAATGGGATGAATACCTGTGGAATGCACATTTTAAGCTTAGTACTCTATAGAAAACCTTATtttaagaagcaacagagggtcctgtggcacctttaagactaacagaagtattgggagcataagctttcgtgggtaagaacctcacttcttcagatgacttgcatctgaagaagtgaggttcttacccacgaaagcttatgctcccaatacttctg
Coding sequences within it:
- the LOC135894003 gene encoding kelch-like protein 23; translated protein: MDCAQEPEGLRLRAEPVPDTILEIGQRLFQVNRGALSLHSRYFEAMFFGGTRESSEHHIVIRGVDAETFQALLEFTRTAKVLITLHNVTRLLETADFLQFERVKRMCEKFLERELHVSNCLSLMAYAQCFACPELHASALSVALTHWTEVTSQEEFKKLPKEMLLQLLQNNDLFVPREDVVFDTVMKWIMQDPASREEAFLDLVGQVRVTFLSLSFLDILVKQSKSPGEKDTSARLLKKLDSCPPLRWRNMELSPCTSRSYETLYVLGGKHDKEQQELFQFQPKSGTWHLCSPLQRRNLIQYAVAAVGNFLFVTGGYFRDEFVWYSVDWVLIYNCWDNNWLEGPAMKQSRNSHCAVGAGLYLYVLGGSTDEGIIPDVERLALMDSQWQSMSPMVQPVERAGAVSVGTRLYVVCGLDEKGDVYGGVQRLDMEKDVWDVISFSPLPRYDLCVTALNGALYTIGGGAFRFDMDTDEWTQVDEECLTQKFFMGCSTANGQIYLLGQRKGNMAVPNMVLFDPYTDTCQVVDSKLPCPVPIYGCVSIRRFDT